Sequence from the uncultured Draconibacterium sp. genome:
TTTAGTAAGAATTGAGACATAGCCCTGCTGTTTAGGTATTTTTAACCAATTGATTTTTAACTATTAGAAATTAGGTTCTGCCTATTGTTCAACAGGATAGCAAATTCGGGTGATCCATTTTGCCGGATCGGGTTCCTGCTGCGGATCGCTTAGGTATATTTCCATGGGTGCACTGGCCAGGTTAAAACCGTGAGCTTCCACCCACTTTTGCAGTACAATGTGTCCTTCCTGCAAATTGCTGTAATCGCCATAAAAATCGAGGCAGGCACAAGTAGTGGTGGGAAAAGTAGCCACTTTTACGATTTTATTTCCTTCAATAGCTGCGTCAATCGGGATACCACATTCAAGGTCAATATTTTCTTCATCCATCAGATGATACAGGGCAAAAGGCATTCCGGCCATTTCAATTTCCTTTTGCGCCAAAAAGCGGCTAATCTCGCTGTACATTTCGCTCATTTCACGACTCACTTCAATAAAAGGCACAGTTTCGCGAATGCCGGCATATTTCATTTCTGCTATTTCGTCAAGCAATACTACTTGTTCTTTCTCTTTTTCAATTACCTGGCAAAGTGCTTTTAATTTTACCAGACCGTTGTCGAAATCGGTTGCCATACTCTTTTTCATCAGCAGCCCGATCCAACGTGCAAATGGGTTGTTACCAACATCGTATGTAAGGGTCCATTTTACCTTTGTCCCCTCACTATTATCAGTAAGAATAAAACTACTAGAAGCCTCTCCCCGCTGCATAAAATCAAGCGAAACCGCCACTTTGCTATATGGATCTGCC
This genomic interval carries:
- a CDS encoding SRPBCC family protein yields the protein MSRFSRIIMWVLLWGALFVALAYFLPKTVVVERSADIQAPVKTVYAQLIDLHQWDHWSPWKRMGENVSVEYINHGVGLGGGYVLRNETKENSGATIIITEADPYSKVAVSLDFMQRGEASSSFILTDNSEGTKVKWTLTYDVGNNPFARWIGLLMKKSMATDFDNGLVKLKALCQVIEKEKEQVVLLDEIAEMKYAGIRETVPFIEVSREMSEMYSEISRFLAQKEIEMAGMPFALYHLMDEENIDLECGIPIDAAIEGNKIVKVATFPTTTCACLDFYGDYSNLQEGHIVLQKWVEAHGFNLASAPMEIYLSDPQQEPDPAKWITRICYPVEQ